In Monomorium pharaonis isolate MP-MQ-018 chromosome 3, ASM1337386v2, whole genome shotgun sequence, a genomic segment contains:
- the LOC105837205 gene encoding pair-rule protein odd-paired — MSFLESMPPHPHHIVNLGIKLSPGDGGTTGGLSDPGASIQPPPGTEAPSQQHHHFHPQGYPPHHSHTAPHMAPHMGHHMGHHPGYAREFIIRREHEIATASPTTPESGGLGLFSPLHHDGTPATMQQFPHHPSQHPLTATHYPGHYPQDTRPLPSHHQYIGSPHMTPTAIHHQQHPAMNHPSHPSAFFRFMRPNGAGGAGGHAGTVASGGSMEIVCKWVDQDPTLPENARKICGKIFNTLTDIVTHLTVDHVGGPECTTHACFWQSCSRNGKAFKAKYKLVNHIRVHTGEKPFSCPFQNCGKVFARSENLKIHKRTHTGEKPFRCEFNGCDRRFANSSDRKKHSHVHTSDKPYNCRMSGCDKSYTHPSSLRKHMKVHGLSESKGGGYESEGEESSSSGGSLSVTGNTESPQPPPVPTRATNLPPTSRTHDPSIRGATEVTEWYFCQTPTVGPQPGSLPGPPPPHPLGHHFNQLISHPATAY; from the exons ATGAGTTTTCTAGAGAGTATGCCACCCCATCCACATCATATTGTCAACCTGGGTATCAAGTTGTCACCCGGAGATGGTGGGACAACCGGTGGATTATCAGATCCCGGTGCAAGCATTCAGCCACCTCCGGGAACCGAGGCACCGTCCCAGCAACACCACCACTTCCATCCTCAAGGCTACCCGCCGCATCATTCTCACACAGCTCCTCACATGGCTCCTCACATGGGCCATCACATGGGCCATCACCCTGGTTACGCGCGTGAGTTTATCATTCGACGCGAGCATGAGATAGCAACAGCAAGTCCTACCACCCCCGAAAGCGGTGGACTAGGTCTATTCTCGCCGTTGCATCATGACGGTACGCCCGCGACGATGCAACAATTTCCTCATCATCCCAGTCAGCATCCACTAACTGCCACTCACTATCCTGGGCACTATCCCCAAGATACCAGGCCGCTACCTTCTCATCACCAGTACATCGGCTCGCCGCACATGACGCCGACCGCTATCCACCACCAGCAACACCCGGCCATGAACCATCCGAGTCATCCCAGCGCCTTCTTCAGATTCATGAGGCCTAACGGCGCCGGCGGCGCCGGTGGCCACGCGGGCACCGTCGCCAGCGGCGGCTCGATGGAAATTGTGTGCAAGTGGGTAGATCAAGACCCAACGTTACCAGAAAATGCAAGAAAAATATGCGGCAAGATTTTCAATACTCTCACCGATATCGTGACGCACCTGACAGTGGACCACGTGGGCGGACCCGAGTGTACAACGCACGCGTGCTTCTGGCAGAGTTGCTCGCGTAATGGTAAGGCCTTCAAGGCCAAGTACAAACTCGTGAATCATATACGAGTGCACACAGGAGAGAAACCGTTCTCGTGCCCGTTTCAAAATTGCGGCAAAGTCTTCGCCAGGTCGGAGAATCTCAAGATACACAAGAGAACGCACACTG gCGAGAAACCTTTTAGATGCGAGTTTAATGGGTGCGACAGGAGGTTCGCGAATAGCAGTGATCGAAAGAAGCACAGCCATGTTCACACCTCGGACAAGCCTTACAATTGTCGAATGTCAGGATGTGACAAGTCCTACACCCATCCTAGTTCGCTACGCAAACACATGAAG GTACACGGATTATCCGAGAGTAAAGGAGGAGGATATGAGAGCGAGGGAGAAGAGAGCAGCAGCAGTGGGGGTAGTCTGTCGGTGACTGGTAATACGGAATCGCCCCAGCCACCTCCGGTTCCAACAAGGGCAACTAATCTTCCACCTACAAGTAGAACTCACGATCCTTCGATTCGCGGAGCTACGGAGGTGACGGAATGGTACTTTTGTCAGACACCGACAGTCGGACCTCAACCAGGATCTCTACCTGGTCCACCACCGCCGCATCCTCTTGGTCATCATTTCAATCAATTGATATCTCATCCAGCAACAGCTTATTAG